A stretch of DNA from Natrinema halophilum:
GCCGACGGTTCGACGTTCGGCGCAGAGATCTCGTCGTCGACACACCGGGCGAAGACGGCCGTAATGAGTATCGCGTACGCGAGACCGATCAGACCCAACGTGGCGATGGCGTGACGCCACGTCAATCCCGGAATAGAGATGATCGCCGTGATGAAGACCGGCGGCGTCGCGAACCCGAGGCTGCCGCCGAAGTTGTACACGGCAAACGCGCGACCGCGCGTGTCTTCTGTCGTCGCGTCGGACAGCAACGGATAGTGGGCGGGGTGATGGCCGGCGACGCCGATACCGAGGACGATCTGACCGACGAGGAGTACGGGAAAACTGGTTGCGAGCGCCGTGACGATAGCGCCAACGGCTCCCAACACCGACGAGAGTCCGAGTGCGATCGTCCGATCGTAGTGGTCTCCCAGATATCCGAACGGAAGTTGGAACGCGGTGTTTACCAGCGCTTGCGCGCCAAGAGCCACCCCCAGTATCGCGATGGAAACGTCGAGGTCCGAAGAGAGGAGCGGGAGGATGGGCGGGAGGAGGACGAGAAACGCGTGATTGGCGAACTGCGAGCCGCTGATCAGCCCGACGACCAGCGCCGTCTGCCTCGGGACGGACGCGACCGCGTCACGAACTCGGCGAAACGGCATAGCCGGTATCGCCGGACGAACGGCTTAAACGCTGCCCCTCCCGTACTCCCTGGCGGCTTCTGCCTCCGGGATCGGGTGACAGGGCCCGCTTTCGCTGTCAGCTCCTGTCTCTGAGACCGAGGGAGCTCCTGCCGAAGACGGCTCGATACCGGAGCAGTCTGCTGTAATCGCCGAACTCCGTGCCGACGACGCGGGCCGATACGGAACTGGCCACCGTTTCGTGTCCCGATCGGATGGGGATTGCACGCTCGAGGTATGTGACGGATTTTCGAGAGACTGTGCAGCAGCTGTTGAGCGACTGCTGTGGCTGGTACGGGTGGCGATGGTCGGTAGCGGGACGAGCGTTCACTCGCCACGGGGACGGACATAGCACGGGATAGAATTCGCGTTTGTCGTCCAGTCGGTACGATCTCCCGTGCAACAATGTGAACGTGGATATCACCCATATCACCCCTATATTATATGGAAGGCCGCCGTGGGTTGCACGAGTCGGGCTCGATAGCTGCTGTGGGCAATCCAGAGTAGCACAAACGACACGGTCTCATGCACATGGGCTCGTATCGCAGGGACCTTCGGCCTGCCAGGGCCGATCACGATATATACCTGACGCCGGTGACCGAACCCAGTCGATACACAGCAGTGATCATGACCAGGAGGTGAGTTTCGGTGGCAACAAAACGCCTCAAAGAACGAATCGGCAGACGGTTTTCGTCGATTCTTCCGGTGGTAGAATGGCTTCCGCGATACGACACGTCGTGGCTCCGACTGGACGTCGTCGCGGGAATCACCGTCGCGGCGTCGGTCATTCCCGAAGGGTTAGCGTACGCGTCGCTGGCGAACCTGCCACCTGAGACCGGCTTGTACGCCGGTTTGATGGCCGTCATCGCCTACTTTTTCCTGGGCACTTCTCGGCAAGTCATCATGGGACCGACCTCAGCACTGGCAATCTTGCTCGCCAGTAGCGTCGGGGCTGTCGCGGGCGGAACAACCGCCTCCTACGCGTCGCTCGTTATTGTGACGACGATCCTCGTGGGCGTCTTCGCAGTTATCGCGTGGGCATTTCGGTTGGGGTTTCTCGTCCATTTCATCTCAGGATCAGTGCTCACGGGGTTTTCCGCCGGAGCGGCGCTGTACATCATGTCCACCCAATTCAACAAGCTGTTCGGTATCGAGAGCAACACGTCGGGTACCTTCTTCGGACAGACGTTCTTTGGGCGAATCTGGGACACCGGAACCCACCTCGCTCAGACGAACCCCGAGACCCTGGCCGTCGGCGGTGTCGGCATCGTGTTGCTCGTCCTCGGAGAACGGTACGTGCCGCGTGCACCGAACGCGCTCGTCGTCGTCGTCCTCTCTATCGTGCTCGTATCGGTCACGAATCTACAGGCCCGCGGTGTCGACATCGTCGGGTCGATTCCGAGCGGTCTCCCCTCGCTGACAGTGCCGACGATCCCCGGCATTTCGACGGTGAGTTCCCTCGTCCCCGTTGCTGGCGCGTTGTTCCTTCTTTCGTACGTCGAAGGTATCAGTGCAATCGAGACGTTTGCCAGACGTCACGACTACCGGACCGATGCCAATCAGGAGTTGCTAGCCGATGGCGTCGCCAACCTCGCTGCCGGCTTCGGTGGCGGATTCGTCGTCGGTGGAAGTATGTCTCGGTCGGCGCTCAACGACGCCGTCGGCGCCAAGACACAACTCACGAACGCCGTCGTCGCTCTCGTTCTCGTCGTCGTCTTGCTCTTTCTCACCGACGTGTTCACGCTCCTCCCGGAAACGATTCTCGCAGCGATCGTTATCGTTGCTGTTACAGGCCTTATCGACACGAGCGCGATCCGCCAACTGTACCGCGTGAGTACGGGCGAGTTTTCCATCGCAATGTCAGCCTTGCTCGGGGTGCTCACAGTGGGATTGCTCTGGGGCGTCTTCGTCGGCGTCGTCCTCTCGTTGCTGGTCTCGATTTCTCGCGTTAGTCGCCCGTCGACACACGAACTCGGTCGGATCGCCGGGACGGATCATTTCGTCTCTCTGGATTCGTATCCGGCAGCGACGACCATCACGGACGTGTTCGTCTACCGCGTCGACGCCGAACTGTTCTACGCGAACGCGGATCGGGTTCGGGCTGACATCCTCGACCGACTCGCGAAACGCGATTCTGACGTCGAACTGGTCGTCTTCGACCTCGCCTCGTCGCCGACGGTCGACTTCGGAGCCGCACAAATGCTGGCGGAATTGCAACAGAAACTCGAGTCACGGGGGGTCGATCTCCGTTTTGCGGGGGCGGACGCCGAAGTCGTACAGATGTTCGAAACGACGGGACTCGCGGCGAAGGTTGGCGACACGAAACCCGAGAAACCGGTCGAGGACGTCATCGACCGCTGGAGAGCGGAACGATCGTCCTAGGTGGTTGGATTCGGTTTTTCATCGGAACTGCAGTGTGCTGGCACGAATCATCTGCGTCTGAAACTGTGTCCCTTCTGGTGGTCCCATCAGTGCGACGGCAAAATCACAGACGTACTGACCGTCGACGGTCGATCGGCGCCTACGACGGCGACCGGGCCTTGAGAAAGACGAGCACGATCCGAGCCACATGCGGCGAGTTCTCACCTGTCGGCGGACTGCAAACTCGGATCGCTCGTTCCGTCGGTGGTGACCGTGCCGAAAACGGGGATCGAACGCCCAATCGAAAACGCCTCGACAGTACCAGCCCGCAAAGAGGTGTCAACATGGACCAACCTATATGGTGCTTTGGAAGCGAACCGTCCAATCGAGAATGTCGGGCTACAACTGCGTCCACGTCAACGACATCGATCTGTACTATCAGGATGTCGGTACCGGAACGCCGGTCGCTTTTCTTCACGGCTTCGGGACAATCACCTGTCCTGGTTCCAGCAAATGCCGTATTACGCCGACCGCTACCGGTGTCTCGCACCAGATCAACGACTGTTTGGCCGCTCCACCGACACGTCCGACGGTCCCGGAGTGGACTCGTACGGAGCCGACCTCACCGCGCTCCTCGATCACCTCGAGATAGCCATCGTAGCGGTGGTCGGACACTCGATGGAGGTGGCCCGCTGTTTCGTTCGCCTCTCAGCACCCAGACCGCACCGCCGCACTGGTTCTGTCCGGAACCCCTGGTGACCTCCTTCCACCCGATGAGCATCTCAGCCTGATCGAGGAAGCGGAGGGCTCTCTCCCCGAAATCGATCCGCTCACCGCTGAGTTGTCGTTCCTGTCGGACGCGATCGCGGATCTGAATACGGATCGCCCGCCGGAGTTCACTGACGGACGGCCGACGCTCGAGGGACTGCCGATCGATCCGAGCAGTCTCGTCGCGGCGGCGGTTCCCGCGTACCTCATCGCGGGCGAAGCCGATCGGTTCATGCCTCGAGCGGCTATCGAGGCGGTGGCCGAGCGCCTCGAAGGACCTGATTACGCCATCGTGAGCGGCGCTGGCCACTCGCCGAACTTCGAACGACCGGAGAGGTTCAATCGACTTGTCGGTGACTTTCTCGACGAAAATAGCTCGTTCTGATACGTCACCGGCAGCGCGGCGAATTTCGATCGAACCGTCTGGCTCTGTCGACCCTCCCAATCGATGATCGACTTTCGAAACCGTGTCGAATACGAGGCGCAACCGTCGTACCCAGCAGTGGTCGGTATCGAGGACAGCTATTCGTCGGGGATAGAAAAACAGCGCGCGTCTCGATGACGGAACGTTCATCTGGCGGTCGGGGCTGTCGTTCCATCGATACCTCCTAAGTCATCGTCGCTCCGTACGACTGGGCACCGGTGCGAGTGTGGTGGAGGAAGTCGAGTTCACGAATCGAGTCACCCGCTGTCGCGTGCGGACGAACGCGCCGTCTGCACACTCGAGACGCCGTCTGCACACTCGAGACGCCGTCTGCACACTCGAGACGAGAAGAACGCCGCTCCCTGAGAAGCGACTGCGATCGCAATCGATCACCGGCCGTCAGTCCTCCCCCGGCGGCCGTCCGACGCCGGGTGTCGGCTTTTCGAGCGCGTCGATCACGTGCTTGCGGTCGTGGATCGCTCTGTACCCACGTCGCAGTAACCGGTCGTGCCACGACCGGTAGACGCGTGCATTCACCCGACCGTCGCGGATCGCGTCGACGACCGCCCCGGGCGTGAGCTGATCGGCCTCGATCACCGTGTACGCTCGTCCAACCTCGAACGGGTAGTGAGCGTCGCTGCCGCCGACCAGTGGAAGGTCGCGCTCCGCGGCCAGTTCCTCGACGAGCGGCCGCGATCGGGGGTGTTTCCCGTTCACCTCGATCGCGTCGAAGGGAACGTCGTCGAGTTCCCTGACCGAACTGTTTCGAAACGGGTGTGCGACGATCGCGGCGCAGTCACGGTCGTGTGCCAGTGCGACTGCCTCGTTCGGAGAGAGCGCCCCGGGCTTCGTCGCTTCGGGCGGGTTGGGCCCGACGACGAGGACGTGACCGCGGTCAGTCGTAATTTCGATACCAGGTAGCGGTTCGACGCCCGAGGATGAATCGAACGCCGTGTAGTAATCGTGATTGGTCGTCGCGACTCCGTCGAGACCGCGCCTGGCGGCCATCGCCGTGAGCAGGCGGACGCCAAGCGGGTCGAACCGATCACCGAGTGCTCGGTGTCCGTGGAAGAAACGCGTGTGTGCGTGTAAATCGACGGTGTACACGGAAACGCATACGCCGGCCAGGCCCTTTTGTCCTCGGCTGGCGTTATCCAGAGCATGCAATCGGAGGGGTCGACCGACGGTCGGGTCGGCGACCGCGTTCTCGTCCTCAATCCCGTCAGCGGCAGCGGGGACCACGTCAAGGAGGTAGTCGAGCGGGGAACCGAACACGGTTTCGAGATTCGAAAAACGGAGGAAGACGGCGATGCGAGCCGGCTAGCCCGCGAGGCCGCTCCCGACGCGGACCTCATCGCCGCAGCCGGCGGGGACGGGACGCTCAACGGAGTCGTCAACGGACTCGCCGCCGCTGGCGAACTCGAGACGACGACCCTCGCCGTGATCCCGGCGGGAACTGGAAACAACTTCGCGACGAACATCGGTATCCAGGGAATCGGACACGCATTTACCGTCATCGAAGCGGGAAGGCGGCGGTCGATCGACGTCGGGATCGCGAACGATCGCATCTTCCTCAATTCCTGCATCGGCGGCATTACCGCCGAAGCAAGCAGCAAGACGACGCCGGAGAGCAAGGCGAATCTCGGCGTTCTCGCGTACGTCAAGAACACCTTCGAGACGATGGGGTCGTTCGATTCGCTCCCGCTCCGAGTGGAAACGGCTCGAGGACCGAACGGGGAACGAACCCGGGCCTGGGAAGGGAGAGCCATGTTCGTCCTGATCGGGAACTGTCGACGGTTTACCGGCGCGCGAACGGCGCAGGCCAACGTCGAAGACGGCTTGCTCGAGGTGACCATCGTCGAAGATGCCGCGGCCACGGACCTCCTCGGCGATGCGGCCATGCAGACGTTGTTCGGACGCGATAGCAATTACATCGTTCGCCGACGAGCGCCGTCGCTTGCGATCGAGAGCAGACGGGATTCCGTCGAGTACAGCCTCGACGGCGAGATGCTCAAAACCGAAACACTGCGCATCGAGACGATCTCACGATCGCTCAGGATCGCCGTCGGCGACGATTACCAGCCCGATCCGGACGACGGATTGCTTCCGTAACCGCAATACGTCGTTCGCATCCGATTTGCCACGACCGTACGATCCGGCTCACTGAAGGCGATCGACAGCCGCCGATGCGGGTCTCTCGCGCTTGCACGTGCCGAGCTAGCGATCGATTTCGACTGGTCGTTCGATGCGGCAGTTCGATCGAACCCGGAAATTTCCGGGTATCGATTCGAAACGGTCGAGACGAGACGATACTGGTTTCAAGAGTCGTTGTGATTGTTCGGGTATGAGCACTCCCCAGGAGGACCTACAACACGAAAATGCGGGACAGGACGTGATCGCCGTCGACGCTGACGACACCGAACTCGAGTTGGTCAACCGACTCGAGGCCCACACCGGCGACGGCATCCGCCACCGCGCGTTTACTTCGCTCGTCTTCGACGGTGAGGGGAACATTTTGCTCGCCCAGCGCGCGCCGGACAAGCGCCTCTGGGGGACTTACTGGGACGGCACCGTTGCCTCCCATCCGGTCGAGGGCCAGACTCAGGAGGAGGCGACTCGAGAGCGCCTCGAGGAGGAACTGGGAATTACGCCCGCCCAGTACGACGACCTGCAGTTGACCGATCGATTCGAGTACAAGCGCTACTTCGAAAACGAAGGCGTCGAACACGAGGTCTGTGCCGTCCTCAAACTGACGCTGTCCGACCGAAGTCTCGAGCCAAACGAGGAGGAAGTCGCCGGATGGATGTGGGTTCCCTACGAGCGACTTCACGCGCACCCGGAGTGGTACCGCCAACTTCGACTCTGCCCGTGGTTCGAGATCGCCATGCGCCGAGACACCCAGTAACGACCAACACCAGAGGTGTCGACCAGCGAACGGCTCGATAGACCACTCGGGACGGAACGCCTTTGTAGCTGGATATCGCCAGTATGGTTCATTCAGGTCCCTCGCGGGCACGAACAGAGAGTTTCGACCTGGCGTTCGTCCCACGAGAGATCCGCGTTTCGAGACTGAACACTGTCAAGAAACAGTACACGAACGAGAGGTTTATGAGGGAGTGTCCACACATGCAGAATAGACTGCGATGGTCACTGGT
This window harbors:
- a CDS encoding MFS transporter; translation: MPFRRVRDAVASVPRQTALVVGLISGSQFANHAFLVLLPPILPLLSSDLDVSIAILGVALGAQALVNTAFQLPFGYLGDHYDRTIALGLSSVLGAVGAIVTALATSFPVLLVGQIVLGIGVAGHHPAHYPLLSDATTEDTRGRAFAVYNFGGSLGFATPPVFITAIISIPGLTWRHAIATLGLIGLAYAILITAVFARCVDDEISAPNVEPSATDDPLPVRIRSELRALVSEPGILALAVLALFASTANWGVTSYAVVFLTDVYGLSLGLANLTLTGLFVVGAGAILLGGYLTDRFGGGRVLVVSFLGFTALVGLIAARLVPVTVAIGLFLVLGAVRSMAGPARDELTERLADRGTVAKSFAIVTIGMMLGSSIAPPAFGYIIQWVGVKAAFFAVAGVALAASVVTLFVVAEFADAPGGTSVAGD
- a CDS encoding SulP family inorganic anion transporter, with the protein product MATKRLKERIGRRFSSILPVVEWLPRYDTSWLRLDVVAGITVAASVIPEGLAYASLANLPPETGLYAGLMAVIAYFFLGTSRQVIMGPTSALAILLASSVGAVAGGTTASYASLVIVTTILVGVFAVIAWAFRLGFLVHFISGSVLTGFSAGAALYIMSTQFNKLFGIESNTSGTFFGQTFFGRIWDTGTHLAQTNPETLAVGGVGIVLLVLGERYVPRAPNALVVVVLSIVLVSVTNLQARGVDIVGSIPSGLPSLTVPTIPGISTVSSLVPVAGALFLLSYVEGISAIETFARRHDYRTDANQELLADGVANLAAGFGGGFVVGGSMSRSALNDAVGAKTQLTNAVVALVLVVVLLFLTDVFTLLPETILAAIVIVAVTGLIDTSAIRQLYRVSTGEFSIAMSALLGVLTVGLLWGVFVGVVLSLLVSISRVSRPSTHELGRIAGTDHFVSLDSYPAATTITDVFVYRVDAELFYANADRVRADILDRLAKRDSDVELVVFDLASSPTVDFGAAQMLAELQQKLESRGVDLRFAGADAEVVQMFETTGLAAKVGDTKPEKPVEDVIDRWRAERSS
- a CDS encoding alpha/beta fold hydrolase, translating into MSTWTNLYGALEANRPIENVGLQLRPRQRHRSVLSGCRYRNAGRFSSRLRDNHLSWFQQMPYYADRYRCLAPDQRLFGRSTDTSDGPGVDSYGADLTALLDHLEIAIVAVVGHSMEVARCFVRLSAPRPHRRTGSVRNPW
- a CDS encoding alpha/beta fold hydrolase, with product MSGTPGDLLPPDEHLSLIEEAEGSLPEIDPLTAELSFLSDAIADLNTDRPPEFTDGRPTLEGLPIDPSSLVAAAVPAYLIAGEADRFMPRAAIEAVAERLEGPDYAIVSGAGHSPNFERPERFNRLVGDFLDENSSF
- a CDS encoding PHP domain-containing protein, producing MYTVDLHAHTRFFHGHRALGDRFDPLGVRLLTAMAARRGLDGVATTNHDYYTAFDSSSGVEPLPGIEITTDRGHVLVVGPNPPEATKPGALSPNEAVALAHDRDCAAIVAHPFRNSSVRELDDVPFDAIEVNGKHPRSRPLVEELAAERDLPLVGGSDAHYPFEVGRAYTVIEADQLTPGAVVDAIRDGRVNARVYRSWHDRLLRRGYRAIHDRKHVIDALEKPTPGVGRPPGED
- a CDS encoding diacylglycerol/lipid kinase family protein, producing the protein MQSEGSTDGRVGDRVLVLNPVSGSGDHVKEVVERGTEHGFEIRKTEEDGDASRLAREAAPDADLIAAAGGDGTLNGVVNGLAAAGELETTTLAVIPAGTGNNFATNIGIQGIGHAFTVIEAGRRRSIDVGIANDRIFLNSCIGGITAEASSKTTPESKANLGVLAYVKNTFETMGSFDSLPLRVETARGPNGERTRAWEGRAMFVLIGNCRRFTGARTAQANVEDGLLEVTIVEDAAATDLLGDAAMQTLFGRDSNYIVRRRAPSLAIESRRDSVEYSLDGEMLKTETLRIETISRSLRIAVGDDYQPDPDDGLLP
- a CDS encoding NUDIX hydrolase; the encoded protein is MSTPQEDLQHENAGQDVIAVDADDTELELVNRLEAHTGDGIRHRAFTSLVFDGEGNILLAQRAPDKRLWGTYWDGTVASHPVEGQTQEEATRERLEEELGITPAQYDDLQLTDRFEYKRYFENEGVEHEVCAVLKLTLSDRSLEPNEEEVAGWMWVPYERLHAHPEWYRQLRLCPWFEIAMRRDTQ